In Corylus avellana chromosome ca2, CavTom2PMs-1.0, the following proteins share a genomic window:
- the LOC132168888 gene encoding uncharacterized protein LOC132168888 — protein MKAVVITSPGGPEVLQVKEVEDPELRDDEVLIKVAATALNRADTFQRKGVYPPPKGASEYLGLECSGTVEAVGERVSRWKVGDQVCALLSGGGYAEKVAVPAGQVLPVPQGVSLKDAAGLPEVACTVWSTVFMMSRLSAGETFLVHGGSSGIGTFAIQIAKYQGAKVFATAGSEEKLAFCKKLGADVCINYKTEDFVERVKKETSGKGVDVILDHIGAPYLKKNIESLNVDGRLFVIGTMGGAEANIDLRVLLAKRLTVQSAGLRYRSPENKAVIVNQVEKVVWPAIVQGKVKPVVHKSFQFSEASEAHRLMESSHHIGKILLLP, from the exons ATGAAGGCCGTAGTGATAACCAGTCCCGGTGGGCCGGAGGTGCTGCAAGTGAAAGAGGTAGAAGATCCGGAACTCAGAGACGATGAGGTTCTGATCAAGGTAGCGGCCACGGCGCTGAACCGGGCCGACACGTTTCAGAGGAAAGGCGTGTACCCACCCCCCAAGGGTGCGAGTGAGTACCTTGGTCTCGAATGTTCCGGGACCGTCGAGGCTGTCGGAGAAAGAGTTTCGCGCTGGAAGGTTGGAGATCAG GTTTGTGCTCTTCTTAGTGGAGGGGGGTATGCAGAAAAGGTTGCTGTTCCCGCTGGACAGGTTCTTCCTGTCCCACAAGGTGTTTCGTTGAAGGATGCTGCTGGCCTCCCTGAGGTGGCATGCACTGTTTGGTCTACTGTTTTTATGATGAGTCGTCTATCTGCTGGAGAAACATTTTTG GTTCATGGAGGCTCCAGCGGTATTGGTACATTTGCAATTCAGATTGCTAAATACCAAGGAGCAAAAGTGTTTGCCACAGCAG GGAGTGAGGAGAAATTAGCTTTTTGCAAGAAACTTGGAGCTGATGTGTGCATCAATTACAAGACAGAGGATTTTGTTGAACGGGTGAAGAAAGAAACGAGTGGAAAAG GCGTTGATGTTATTCTGGATCATATTGGAGCACCGTACTTAAAGAAAAACATTGAGAGCTTAAATGTTGATGGGAGGCTTTTTGTTATTGGCACTATGGGTGGTGCAGAGGCAAACATAGATCTCCGAGTTCTCCTTGCGAAGCGCCTCACAGTGCAAT CGGCGGGGTTGCGATACAGAAGTCCGGAAAACAAAGCAGTGATTGTTAACCAAGTTGAGAAGGTTGTTTGGCCTGCAATTGTGCAAGGCAAGGTGAAGCCAGTGGTGCACAagtcttttcaattttctgaaGCATCAGAGGCTCACAGGCTCATGGAAAGTAGCCATCATATTGGAAAGATACTGCTTCTTCCATGA
- the LOC132168884 gene encoding uncharacterized protein LOC132168884, whose translation MKAVVISSPGGPEVLRVQEVAEPELRDDEVLIKVAATALNRADTEQRKGAYPPPEGASEYLGVECSGVIKVVGRRVSRWKVGDQVCALLSGGGYAEKVAVPAGQVLPVPQGVSLKDAASFPEVACTVWSTVFMMSRLSAGETFLVHGGSSGIGTFAIQIAKYQGARVFVTAGSEEKLAFCKKLGADVCINYKTEDFVERVKKETGGKGVDVILDPMGASYLMRNIESLNVDGRLFIIGTLGGSEAKIDLRVLLARRLTVQSAGLRHRIPENKAAIVSQVEKVVWPAIVAGKVKPVVHKSFPFSEAAEAHRLMETSNHIGKILLLP comes from the exons ATGAAGGCCGTAGTGATAAGCAGTCCCGGTGGGCCGGAAGTACTGCGAGTGCAAGAGGTAGCAGAACCGGAACTAAGAGACGATGAAGTTCTGATCAAGGTCGCGGCCACGGCGCTGAACCGGGCCGACACGGAGCAGAGGAAAGGCGCGTACCCACCACCCGAGGGTGCGAGTGAGTACCTTGGTGTCGAATGTTCCGGGGTCATCAAGGTCGTAGGAAGAAGAGTTTCCCGCTGGAAGGTTGGAGATCAG GTTTGTGCTCTTCTTAGTGGAGGGGGTTATGCAGAAAAGGTTGCTGTTCCCGCTGGACAGGTTCTTCCTGTTCCACAAGGTGTTTCGTTGAAGGATGCTGCTAGCTTCCCTGAGGTGGCATGCACTGTTTGGTCTACTGTTTTTATGATGAGTCGTCTATCTGCTGGGGAAACATTTTTG GTTCATGGAGGCTCCAGCGGTATTGGTACATTTGCAATTCAGATTGCTAAATACCAAGGAGCAAGAGTGTTTGTCACAGCAG GGAGTGAGGAAAAGTTAGCTTTTTGCAAGAAACTTGGAGCTGATGTGTGCATCAATTACAAGACAGAGGATTTTGTTGAACGAGTGAAGAAAGAAACGGGTGGAAAAG GCGTTGATGTTATTCTGGATCCAATGGGAGCATCCTACTTGATGCGAAACATTGAGAGCTTAAATGTTGATGGGAGGCTTTTTATTATTGGCACTCTGGGTGGTTCAGAGGCAAAAATCGACCTCCGTGTTCTCCTTGCAAGGCGTCTCACAGTGCAAT CTGCTGGATTGCGACACAGAATTCCGGAAAACAAAGCGGCAATTGTTTCTCAAGTTGAGAAGGTTGTTTGGCCTGCAATTGTGGCAGGGAAGGTGAAGCCAGTGGTGCACAAGTCTTTTCCATTTTCTGAAGCAGCAGAGGCTCACCGGCTCATGGAAACAAGCAATCATATTGGGAAGATACTGCTTCTTCCATGA
- the LOC132168885 gene encoding endonuclease 1 translates to MGKFEILGRWSPFWPVFLLGFALLIGRGAQGWSKEGHIMTCRIAQDLLGSEASEAIRNLLPHDVNGNLSALCTWPDQIRHWYKYRWTSPLHFIDTPDNDCTFGYQRDCHDQHGGEDMCVAGAIQNFTSQLLHYREGSGDRRYNMTEALLFLSHFMGDIHQPMHVGFTSDEGGNTINLRWFRRKSNLHHVWDRDIILSTLSDYYEKDVDLLLQAIQGNFTDGIWSSDVTSWEHCDDIHSCVTKWAGESINIACKWGYKGVEAGTTLSDDYFDSRMPIVMKRIAQGGVRLAMILNRVFGGTDQGFASPT, encoded by the exons ATGGGCAAGTTTGAGATTTTGGGGAGATGGTCTCCATTTTGGCCTGTTTTCTTGCTGGGTTTTGCTTTGCTAATAGGGCGTGGAGCGCAGGGCTGGAGCAAAGAGGGTCATATCATGACATGTCGGATTGCGCAG GATCTTCTAGGGTCTGAGGCATCAGAAGCTATTCGAAATTTGTTACCCCATGATGTTAATGGCAACCTATCAGCCCTTTGTACATGGCCTGACCAAATCCGGCATTGGTACAAGTATCGCTGGACAAGCCCTCTCCACTTCATTGACACACCCGACAACGACTGCACATTCGGTTATCAAA GGGACTGTCATGATCAGCATGGCGGGGAGGACATGTGTGTGGCGGGTGCCATTCAAAATTTCACTTCTCAGCTTCTGCATTACAGAGAAGGAAGTGGTGATCGTAGAT ATAATATGACTGAGGCCTTGTTATTCTTGTCACACTTCATGGGAGATATCCATCag cCAATGCATGTTGGATTTACAAGCGATGAAGGAGGAAACACAATAAATCTACGCTGGTTTAGGCGCAAATCTAATCTGCATCAT GTATGGGATAGGGACATTATTCTGTCAACTCTATCAGATTATTATGAGAAGGACGTGGACCTCCTCCTACAAGCCATACAGGGAAACTTCACTGAT GGAATCTGGTCTTCTGATGTTACATCATGGGAGCATTGTGATGATATTCATTCATGTGTTACCAa GTGGGCTGGAGAGAGCATAAACATAGCTTGTAAATGGGGTTACAAAGGAGTTGAAGCTGGTACAACTCTATCAG ATGATTACTTCGACTCAAGGATGCCAATTGTGATGAAACGAATTGCTCAGGGCGGAGTTCGATTAGCCATGATTTTGAACCGCGTTTTTGGTGGCACCGACCAAGGGTTTGCATCACCAACTTGA
- the LOC132168887 gene encoding S-linalool synthase-like — MDLSSVQSSIQSLVNEMKEKMFSSNCDPYSFISPSAYDTAWLAMIPDPHQPSQPMFKNCLDWVLHNQKDEGYWGDSDSHGMPTNECLPATLACIVALKKWNVGTVCVEKGLAFIEANTEKLLEEMDNHAPRWFAIVFPGMVELARTVGVRLVFLPGSNGVISELFNTRQQILEKEKDAETYQSLPLFSYLEALPAAYEIDENDIIKHLSSDGSLFQSPSATASAFMATGNKHCVAYLLSLVQRSCDGGVPATYPMDEELIKLCMVNQVFRLGLAERFIEETEKVLAQVYRNYMNQESWAKPSNLVAAQQALFKDSLAFRLLRMHGYALPSDSFCWFLQHEDIRDQIENNHGYFSSAMFNVYRATDLMFSGEYDLQEARSFSKKLLEKTVSVGTRDQTHFISSNLPRLIEHELSLPWFARLDHLEHRMWIEEKDSNVLWMGKASLHRLSLPHNGEIILLAMQNYEFRQSVYKNELEELKRWSKDWGLSDMGFGREKTTYCYFAIASSTSLPYNSQIRMMVAKSAIVITVADDFFDMEGSLIQLKDLTDAVQRWDGKGLSGHSKIIFDALDNLVSEIATQYLQQQGRDIINNLQDLWYETFASWFTESMGGKIGSIPSMKEYLETGMTSIATHTLVLPASCFLNPSLPISKLRPQQYESITILLMLIARLLNDVQSYQKEKDEGKVNSVLLYLQENPEAGIEDSIAFVREILDKKKKEFLQHVLMDGYSDLPKPCKHLHLSCLKVFQMFFNSTNRYDSNTKMLQDINKAFYLPLEVGNSKPLIPLPHLQTGTKKEHPTINSYFNRPSKQYYIMSRSFATRPISWSTSTDYGPGKMFIPPKFRFCFT; from the exons GATTCCCATGGCATGCCCACCAATGAGTGCCTTCCTGCAACTCTTGCTTGCATTGTTGCACTCAAAAAGTGGAATGTCGGGACAGTATGTGTAGAAAAAG GGTTGGCATTTATTGAGGCAAACACCGAGAAGCTACTTGAAGAAATGGACAACCACGCTCCCCGCTGGTTTGCCATCGTTTTCCCAGGGATGGTTGAACTTGCACGTACAGTTGGTGTGCGGCTTGTCTTCCTCCCTGGGTCAAACGGAGTCATCTCAGAACTATTCAACACGCGGCAACAAATTCTTGAAAA GGAGAAAGATGCGGAGACGTACCAAAGTTTGCCATTGTTTTCATATCTTGAAGCACTGCCTGCAGCTTATGAGATTGATGAAAATGATATAATCAAGCATTTGAGCAGCGATGGGTCTTTGTTCCAATCCCCCTCCGCCACAGCATCTGCATTTATGGCCACTGGAAACAAACACTGCGTGGCTTATCTACTATCACTTGTTCAAAGATCATGTGATGGTGGAG TTCCAGCAACGTATCCCATGGATGAAGAGCTCATAAAGCTTTGCATGGTCAACCAAGTATTCAGGTTGGGTCTGGCTGAGCGTTTCATCGAAGAGACGGAAAAGGTTTTGGCACAAGTTTACAG GAATTACATGAATCAAGAATCATGGGCAAAACCAAGCAATTTAGTTGCAGCACAGCAAGCTCTATTTAAAGACTCGTTAGCATTTCGGCTCCTGCGCATGCATGGGTATGCTTTACCGTCGG ATAGCTTTTGTTGGTTCTTACAACATGAAGATATTCGAGATCAAATAGAAAACAACCATGGATACTTCTCAAGTGCAATGTTTAATGTCTATAGAGCTACAGATCTCATGTTTTCAGGAGAATACGACCTTCAGGAGGCTAGATCATTTTCAAAGAAATTACTTGAGAAAACTGTTTCAGTGGGAACTAGAGACCAAACTCATTTTATATCATCAAACTTGCCAAGATTG ATTGAGCATGAGTTGAGTCTTCCATGGTTTGCTCGACTGGATCACCTGGAACATAGGATGTGGATTGAAGAAAAGGACTCCAATGTTCTCTGGATGGGAAAGGCTTCTCTCCATAG GTTATCACTCCCTCATAATGGTGAAATTATACTTCTTGCCATGCAAAACTATGAATTTAGGCAGTCAGTATACAAGAATGAACTTGAGGAACTGAAAAG GTGGTCCAAGGATTGGGGTCTTAGTGATATGGGATTTGGTCGAGAGAAAACTACGTATTGCTACTTTGCTATTGCCTCCAGCACTTCCTTGCCTTACAATTCTCAAATACGAATGATGGTCGCAAAGAGTGCAATAGTTATTACAGTGGCTGATGACTTCTTTGACATGGAAGGTTCTCTAATTCAGTTGAAGGATCTCACTGATGCAGTTCAAAG atgGGATGGTAAGGGTTTGAGCGGCCATAGTAAGATTATCTTTGATGCCCTTGATAATCTTGTAAGTGAAATTGCAACACAATACCTCCAACAACAAGGACGTGACATAATAAACAATCTTCAAGATCTA TGGTATGAAACGTTTGCTTCGTGGTTTACGGAATCCATGGGGGGTAAAATTGGAAGCATACCTTCAATGAAGGAGTATCTTGAAACTGGCATGACGTCGATAGCCACACACACCCTTGTTCTTCCAGCTTCATGCTTCTTGAACCCGAGTTTACCAATCTCCAAACTAAGGCCACAACAGTATGAAAGCATTACAATACTACTCATGCTTATCGCTCGTCTGTTGAATGACGTACAAAGCTACCAG AAGGAAAAAGATGAAGGGAAAGTAAACTCGGTTTTGCTCTACTTACAAGAAAACCCGGAGGCAGGCATTGAAGACTCAATCGCTTTTGTGAGAGAGATACtcgataaaaagaagaaagagtttCTCCAACATGTTCTTATGGATGGATATAGTGATTTGCCGAAGCCATGCAAGCATCTCCATCTATCTTGTTTGAAAGTATTTCAGATGTTCTTCAACTCTACCAATCGATACGATTCCAACACAAAAATGCTTCAAGACATAAATAAAGCATTCTACCTTCCTCTTGAAGTTGGAAACTCGAAGCCTCTGATCCCTCTTCCGCATCTTCAAACTGGAACAAAGAAGGAACATCCGACAATCAACTCCTACTTCAACCGCCCCTCCAAGCAATATTACATCATGAGCAGAAGCTTTGCAACACGACCAATTTCTTGGTCTACTTCAACAGATTATGGACCTGGGAAAATGTTTATACCGCCAAAATTTAGGTTCTGTTTCACTTAA